The DNA sequence CCACAGAGCTGCTGTATGATTGGTCAGAAGTGGACACGGCTGATCTGAGTTAACCCTTCGTATGTCACAGTGTGTGAGAGTTATCACTCTTAAGGCTGAGAGGTGCATTTAAGGAAAATCATCTGATTCAGTGTCTAACACAGATCATGAAGCTAACCAGCTTTACTTCCTGCTGTTGCTCCGTATCTCCCAGTGTAAACATCCTCTAATCAACACATTGGATATGTACTGAATAACACAGAAATACTGATGTCTCTGAGTGTAGATATTCTTCAGGTTCAGAATCATAATAATCCTTCATGTGAGTTGATTCGGTcagaggtctctctctctctctctctgtcggtcAGTGAGgtctgctgacacacacacacagggctgaggGGAGTCCGGCTCGCCCCAGGGCATCATGGGATGGGTCAGggcactcgtgtgtgtgtgtgctggatcATCAGCAGGCCGGCGCGCTCCTGATACTGACGAGGTTTGGCGGTGCTGATCCTGTCGCTCAGGTGGACGGGCCGCTCCAGGAAGTTGACCAGCACCTGCTCGGTCAGTAAAGAGGCCAGCACCTGCTCGAAGCTGACTGACCAGTGCTCGTCGCTCGGGCTCTGACCGCTCTGACGCGCCTCTCCGATCTGCAGCACGAGGCTGGTGACCATCCCGATGGCCTGGAAGAGCTCGGCCTCGCCCGGATCGCCCTGAAACATGCTGTAGAGCGTCTTACAGAACTGGATGAACTGGTGCTGGCGGACAGAGCACACAGCGGTCAGGACACATTCTGAGAGGAGTGTGTGTGGTGTAAGTGTGTGATGTGTGGAGCGTCACCTGCTTCATGTGAGGAAGAGGCTTCTCCTCGTGCTTCTGCTTCTCTCTGCTCAGATCCTGGAGCATCTGCTGCAGCTGCTCTTCATAAGACTTCctctctcctacacacacacacacaccagaggcgcattacacacacaaacacactcacacacacgctcatacacacacacacactcaccgttGGGCAGGCTGACACAGAGAGGTCTGGTGCTGGACAACACGGGACTCTTCAGAGGAGACGAGTCTTCTGCGTCCTCGCTCAGagctgagaacacacacacacacacacactaacatgaGCTGATCTGGATAATAAAACAGAGTTAGTTTCTTCACGGAGGAGTGTTATTCTCCTGCTCATCTCTGTGAAGCTGCTCTGAAATCATCCGTTTTGTAGAAATAAAGGAGTCTTGACATTAATGTCTGATGCAACGCCCCGTGCTTCTGCACTGAAGGCTCTCTGCTGTGTTTGAGAcggtgtgtgtgagtctgaacCTGGAGGGATGTGCAGTCGATACAGCAGCCGGATCTTCTCGTTCAGCTCCTCACAGTACAGAAGATCTGCAGAGAAACACTGGCTCAGTGACGGAGGACAGCACAGaggacggtgtgtgtgtgtgtgtgtgtgtgtgtgtacccagCATCTGCGTGAACTGAGAGAAGGTGACGAGGCCGTCTCGGTCCTGGTCCAGCAGAGTGAAGGCGCGCTGACCGACGGTGTCCGTGTGTGTGCCACAGCTCCAGGGCGTCAGCAGCTCATACAGACTCTTAAACTGAGCCCGGTCCACCACGTACCGCTCCACACAGCCTCCGAGCGCAGGACGAGCAGGAGACGCACCGGAGGAGCACACACCATCACCCCAGTACAGACTGATGAAGTGCTCCGTCTGCAACACACAACACTGATAGACTactgatacacacacatacactaataCTACAAACTAGAAGTGAATAAAAATACAGACAtcaggtaataaataaattaaaataagaaaattaataaaaaataaaataaataatttaaaataattaataaattaaaataaaatacataaaaataagtaaacaaataattaataagaaaataaaaataaataaataaaaataagaaaatgtataaaaaaagttaaaaagtcattaaaaaaaattaataaatgcataaaataagtaaacaaataattaataaaaataagtaaacaaataattaataaaaaaaaaattataaaaaataaataattaaaataaagtaattaaaaaaagatacatgcataaaataagtaaaataattaattaaaaataaaaaagaaaatactaataaaataaatgaatacataaaaattagtaaaagatatttaataaaaataagtaaataaataattcataaaaatataaataagtaaataaagtaaactttaagtaaaatttatatatataaaatttcaaatttttagttaaaataactaaaactgaaaattataCAGACTCATTACAagtaacaaaaatgacaaaaacaacaaagttactaaaacttgaattaaaatgaaagtggAAACCAAAAACAGGATTCAGGATGATGCTGCAGTAACAGTGGACTGATGTCTGGATGGATCGGATTGTTTTTAGAGTACAAATATCATAcgtgtatttataataataataataataataatatattcactAGGGGTGGGAATCACCAGAGGCCTCACGATACGATATTATCACGATACTTGTGTCACGATACGATGTTATTCATATTGCGATATTCTGAGATATATTGTGATATTACAGTTCAACTTGAACTCAATCAAAAAGGTTGTTCAGACCTTTCAGCAATTGGGGCATTTGAACGTAATTAACCACAATAAAATCCAATAAAGAGCAAATAAAATAACCACACTTTGACTGAAAGTAGCAATAAAACTGGAgagaatttatattaatattggtaacactttactataaggttcattagttaaataAGAACTTATTCATCTCAATTGTGGATTTCTCTTTCTATCGCTCCATAAATCAGGAGAACAAGGAGTCGAATGTTGTATAAATGAGAGAGTAACAGTGAAGTGTTCAGGAGCGTCACCTTGAAGAGATCGTAGAGCTCCGACAGATCCTGCTGCGACAGAGACACGTCTGGAGTGACCAGGCGcagctgcaaacacacacacacacacacacacacacactgagcggGGATCGAGGCGTTCAGAGCACGTGGAGGAGAGGGAAGAGGCTCACTGCGTTGTCTTTGGTGGAGTCCTCGTGCGCCTGCAGCACCTGAACACGCTGACGGCTCCTCAACATCTCCACATGCTTCACAGACACACCGCTGAACTTCTGCAGACACACAGACGCATCACTGCATGACAACACAAGGATGCGTACGGAGCGGCGTCATCTGTTTGAGCAGACACACACCTCGTGGGCATCGGTGAGGAGCGTGGTGATGTTCAGACGATGAGAAGCTCCTGCGTCTTCAGCACAAACGTGTGTGTCCTCCTCGTGTCTGACCTGCTCCAGGAAACTGACCGACAACAGAGATCAATCCACTTCAGACCTCACCCTCGCTCAGACAGACATCAGTGTGCACATCATAAACTGAGTCTACATACTTTCCTAAAGTTGACTATTTTGTTCAGTGTTCAAACaggaatgattcaatgattcagttCAGTGAGTCACTTTCAGTGAATATCTGCAGGGAAATATTCCTGTTTATGTACTGGTATATTGGTGCACATAAAtgaaaataactatgaaatattTAATGATTCATAAAATTATTACCTATGAAatactgggctataataataatgataaaacattaaatttctgaatataaaatattggtatatttaactaaaacataaatatataataaaatatatttaactattttaatttatatgtagcaatattttatatttaatcattaaatagttaatatttaattattttaatttatgtttaatgataaaatattggcagatataaatagaaattaaataattaaatgttaattaaatgtaaaacattaatgcatataaataaataaataggagtTATTTaatcaatgaaaatattaaatatggaaCACTGGTGCAtataaatcagaaagattaaaTATTAGTGTATATAAATGAAAACgagtaaatatgaaatatttaatgattcataatgtttgattaatttaaaatctttgattaaatatgaaatattggtgcatataaatataaatagattatatatatatatatatgaattgatTATATACATTAATTGccgaaaaatatgaaatattgttgCATATcgataaaaatgcttaaatatgaaatattggtGCATAAATATGACAATGATCAAATCTGAAATACGTATAATGTATGAACTGATTAAATACAGAACATACGTGCATACGAGTTAAAAGTATTCCATGTTCTTCTTCTGGGGTTCATGTAGTGTAAAGCAGTGTGAAACCATGCTTTGATTATGTTAGCTGTATCTGACTGTACTAGGCATCTCACAGGAAGTGTCTGGAGGGGTTTCCTCACCTGGTCAGGATCATGAGCGCGTGTCCGTCGTCGCTGCAGGTGCTGAGCTCGGCCGTGTTAGCGTCCAGCACCGCCAGAGAGATCTGGAAGATGGCTCTGATGCCGTGGTAGAAGAAGGAGTCGAGGACACACAGAGCGCTGCGGAAGGGCAGGACACTGAGGAACAGCGTCAGGAACCACGTGAGCGAAGCCGACGCCAGCGGAGTGAGGTCAGGAACACGCTCGGACAGCTCCGGCAGACGCTCACGGATCAGCTCCTCCAACACCGACTGATCCACCTGAGCTCCTGacacacaggaagtgacatcagcaGCGTTACACGAGCCAGAACAACTCTCACACTACAGGAAAAGTTAATAAGATTGAAGACAGAGCTGAAGGTCGTCAGTGTAACATGTTAATTTACGTTATGTTTCTACAGTATTGAGCTtaaaaggagcatgtagagggaAAACAAAAGAGGGCCAAGGATAGATCCCTGTGGAACACCACAATGGTTAGGCGCAAAGGGGAAGTAAATGATCAAATGTTTACAGAAGCAGTCCTCCCCTCCCCGTGAAGCTAGGCTTTGAACCCCAACAACACGCTCGAGTCGTTCCAGAAGAATACTGTGATCAATAGTATCGAATACTAAACATATGAGGATAGCAGATGATCCAGAATCAATGGACCACAGAATGTCATTCGTAACTTGGAGTAATACCGACTCTGTGCTACGCAGCACTCTAAACAGTTGTTGAGGGGGGAATTAAAACCAGAAAAATCTtgcattttagttattttaatgctttttggtcttattttaaatattttaaagacatCTTGAGGCCCCCTAGTGGAGAACCACTTCTTcaagcaaaatataattttttaccttTTGATTTCTGAACAGTATCATTGAgacagaaatatacattttattaaaggaGTCATCGGATGTCCATTTTCCACTGGATCAGGAATGATTTGTGCGAACACAGACAGAAATCTGAGATCGACTTGATTTGAGAAAGAGGTAAAGATTAAGGTAGATTAAAAAAACACtgtgtggatttttatcattatagggtggttgtgtacacatttcagtttaaacaacatgtaaaagtgcaTCTAGCATTCGATGACCTTTTAATCAGTTTTAATGTTaaacatttatgtttatatttgaattttagTTAACGTTTTACTAATCTGTTTTAGAAATTATTAGATGTTTTCGGATGCAAGTAaatgtttagaaattattatttttatgtcttGAAGTTATTTTAGTCCATCATCAAGTTtatcaactaaataaaaaatagcaactagctgaaataataaaatatttaaaaacagaatatgaatgttttcatttattttaagtaacaagaTTTTTAAAACGTAAAAATGGTTTTAGTAAACTATTTGTGAAATGTGAACCAGACCAGTTTTTATGCGGTTCTCTGAGTCAGTGGCATTCAAAACATCCACAGCGCTGTCACCCGCTCGAACACGCGGATCAGAAGAGGAAGTGGTTCAGTCAGGTACACACCGATGACCCTGCGGTTGAAGTAGTCGGGCAGCATGCGCTCGCACACAGTGACCAGCAGCCAGAACGCCTCCTCCTCTTTAGTGTACAGCAGCATCACCGAGGCCAGGATGTTCATGGACTGCAGAGGACACAACACAACCATCACAGTTCAGTTGAAGCATGAGCTCGGTCTGGGCTAGCGTTAGCGCTGTTAGCGAGCGCGGTCACCTGGCAGTAGCCAATGGCGGGGTTCCTGAAGGCGTAGGCGGTCAGGACGCGGCGCAGCGCTGAGATCCCCGTCTCGTTCTGGAAGGCTGGATGCTCCGGCAGCGAGCGGTGCAGATCTCGCTCGATCTCCTCGGTGGCGATGCTGCTTTCTCCTCTGCACTTCTCCAGCAGATCCGTGTAGTAGCTGGGATGAGCTGCCAGCGAGGAACACGCGTCTGCGAGACAGACggagagcacacacacaaaccaaagtGAAATTCAGAAAGACGATGGTTTTAATTCTCGGTTTTAGTTGTGAGATAAGACAAAACTGGTTGCAAGAAATATGTATCAAACACTGAATTTTGGATCATGGGTTCAcatgaatctgtgttaaagtgtaatttatttctgtgatgctccgctgtattttccgCATCATTCGATTtactgctctagaaacatttctgattattatcagtgttgaacacagttgtgctgctcaatatttctgtggaaactgtgatgcgtTTCATTTCTCAGGAttcacagaaagttcagaagaacagcgtttatctcaaacagaaatcttctgtaacattataatgtctttactgtcacttttcagcAATTTAATGTggctttgatgaataaaagtaacaatttctttctttttttgtttaactgACTTCctctaaacttttaaatggtagtgcatCACACTTAAATGCAGTCtaggtgagcagaagatacttctttaaaaaccttaaaaaaaaattgttatttagtgtaattcattttaaattagttCCATAACTGTACAACATTTGGGAGGTTTGTGCAACATGTAATGAATCTCCTGTGCGTACAGACAGCGTGAGCAGAGATTTCAGCAGATAAATAACCAAATAAGAGCATTGATCACAGAGCAGCAGAAGAGGAAGTCTGATCTGGACAAATATAGAGCGACTGAAAACACCATGGAAGTGACTTTCTTCTGTTCTGTGTCACCCCGTcaacttctctctttctctgtttccgTCTCTCACCGGAGAAGTTGAGCCACAGCTCTCCGCGCAGAGATTCGGGGATCCCCATCGCCACCAGCTTACGGATCTTATCCGTGCGGAACATGTGAACGCCGCGGCCGAACTCCGTGAAGTGTTCGTCCCACAGTCGCTCCCGAACCTGCTCCGTGTTCTGATGGAGACACAAACACCTTCAGC is a window from the Carassius gibelio isolate Cgi1373 ecotype wild population from Czech Republic chromosome A9, carGib1.2-hapl.c, whole genome shotgun sequence genome containing:
- the LOC128020056 gene encoding TBC1 domain family member 8 isoform X2 codes for the protein MWITPEEVALKNALKLWVTDRSNDYFLLQHRRGHGDTGGKITGLLVGALDTVLDSNARVAPFRVVLHVPGSQVSWVIASGASLEEVQRHWRWLEQNLLPYMAVFENKEDAASFVLGKVKGLIAEEVLGGQAAREDDPARFREDLARFEQRFGLPQREKLVTHYSCCCWKGHVPRQGSLYLTTNHIAFYSFLLGKEVKLLVPWAEVTRLERVSVGLLTDVIRVHTRRKQREFSMFLNVDEVMRVMCQLADIALRRLLDSGGLTLDQSLQDSNNITKRVLEEQALRQYVLSLFGLPRAERLQEVMSCSVWTPHARCHTPGTVYTTDGYLCFSSREEGQCALIIPLTEILSIEKAESTSALPNPVIISVRCKRAFQLIELLHRDQLVESVRHRLRDLHWKHNLISGHDQRKKSSISSTPYYTFCYDTVQSDDEDDSDIISDQALRHSVHTDLMSSFHPSQSDAPNKTSNTEQVRERLWDEHFTEFGRGVHMFRTDKIRKLVAMGIPESLRGELWLNFSDACSSLAAHPSYYTDLLEKCRGESSIATEEIERDLHRSLPEHPAFQNETGISALRRVLTAYAFRNPAIGYCQSMNILASVMLLYTKEEEAFWLLVTVCERMLPDYFNRRVIGAQVDQSVLEELIRERLPELSERVPDLTPLASASLTWFLTLFLSVLPFRSALCVLDSFFYHGIRAIFQISLAVLDANTAELSTCSDDGHALMILTSFLEQVRHEEDTHVCAEDAGASHRLNITTLLTDAHEKFSGVSVKHVEMLRSRQRVQVLQAHEDSTKDNALRLVTPDVSLSQQDLSELYDLFKTEHFISLYWGDGVCSSGASPARPALGGCVERYVVDRAQFKSLYELLTPWSCGTHTDTVGQRAFTLLDQDRDGLVTFSQFTQMLDLLYCEELNEKIRLLYRLHIPPALSEDAEDSSPLKSPVLSSTRPLCVSLPNGERKSYEEQLQQMLQDLSREKQKHEEKPLPHMKQHQFIQFCKTLYSMFQGDPGEAELFQAIGMVTSLVLQIGEARQSGQSPSDEHWSVSFEQVLASLLTEQVLVNFLERPVHLSDRISTAKPRQYQERAGLLMIQHTHTRVP
- the LOC128020056 gene encoding TBC1 domain family member 8 isoform X1; translation: MWITPEEVALKNALKLWVTDRSNDYFLLQHRRGHGDTGGKITGLLVGALDTVLDSNARVAPFRVVLHVPGSQVSWVIASGASLEEVQRHWRWLEQNLLPYMAVFENKEDAASFVLGKVKGLIAEEVLGGQAAREDDPARFREDLARFEQRFGLPQREKLVTHYSCCCWKGHVPRQGSLYLTTNHIAFYSFLLGKEVKLLVPWAEVTRLERVSVGLLTDVIRVHTRRKQREFSMFLNVDEVMRVMCQLADIALRRLLDSGGLTLDQSLQDSNNITKRVLEEQALRQYVLSLFGLPRAERLQEVMSCSVWTPHARCHTPGTVYTTDGYLCFSSREEGQCALIIPLTEILSIEKAESTSALPNPVIISVRCKRAFQLIELLHRDQLVESVRHRLRDLHWKHNLISGHDQRKKSSISSTPYYTFCYDTVQSDDEDDSDIISDQALRHSVHTDLMSSFHPSQSDAPNKTSNTEQVRERLWDEHFTEFGRGVHMFRTDKIRKLVAMGIPESLRGELWLNFSDACSSLAAHPSYYTDLLEKCRGESSIATEEIERDLHRSLPEHPAFQNETGISALRRVLTAYAFRNPAIGYCQSMNILASVMLLYTKEEEAFWLLVTVCERMLPDYFNRRVIGAQVDQSVLEELIRERLPELSERVPDLTPLASASLTWFLTLFLSVLPFRSALCVLDSFFYHGIRAIFQISLAVLDANTAELSTCSDDGHALMILTSFLEQVRHEEDTHVCAEDAGASHRLNITTLLTDAHEKFSGVSVKHVEMLRSRQRVQVLQAHEDSTKDNALRLVTPDVSLSQQDLSELYDLFKCCVLQTEHFISLYWGDGVCSSGASPARPALGGCVERYVVDRAQFKSLYELLTPWSCGTHTDTVGQRAFTLLDQDRDGLVTFSQFTQMLDLLYCEELNEKIRLLYRLHIPPALSEDAEDSSPLKSPVLSSTRPLCVSLPNGERKSYEEQLQQMLQDLSREKQKHEEKPLPHMKQHQFIQFCKTLYSMFQGDPGEAELFQAIGMVTSLVLQIGEARQSGQSPSDEHWSVSFEQVLASLLTEQVLVNFLERPVHLSDRISTAKPRQYQERAGLLMIQHTHTRVP